From a single Nostoc edaphicum CCNP1411 genomic region:
- a CDS encoding NAD(P)/FAD-dependent oxidoreductase: MREILYLEIPTPDIATVRNWLQTDFEPGNGEKVLTSEGFRLKIPSATTTIGVALSENLPAELSVFVWSVQRTTYLKVFRWAEQPFPCEGQILQRLTKEIRSRFPHHYPEPPAIDLSQQSIFAALGSAYPLTVKYFQKMPNGEYDLTRAYWWEQRWREGVRNPQQPRQVVFSSQGDRGLGTGNWVKGNPNTQSLIPNPQYDIIYIGGALGAIHAALMAKLGYKVLLVERMPFGRMNREWNISRDEIQSLVNLGLVTPAELETIIAREYKDGFNKFFDANNPAKLRSPVLHTPTVLNLGLDSEKWLQMCGQKLEAAGGEIWDETEFIRADIDISQVVLQVKHLPSQIEKQVSGRLLIDAMGTASPIAWQLNGGRAFDSVCPTVGAAIQSGFEPGVWDSQYGDVLYSHGDISRGRQLIWELFPAADDELTIYLFHYHEVNAENPGSLLEMYEDFFTILPEYRRCDMDKLVWKKPTFGYIPGHFSLGSRDRTVAFDRLIAIGDAASLQSPLVFTGFGSLVRNLERLTMLLDTALKHDLLSFRHLNQIRAYQSNVSVTWLFSKGMMVPTGKFLPPQRINSMLNTFFGLLADEPPEVADNFIKDRCDWLTFNRLALKAARKNPALLLWIWELAGPRDLLRWLGSYFNFGRHALISALLSPWLPRFLNRVGFWLEPRNPGLWLWLLAINYAIATGKPRSRSQVVKSNPEAIIPKPEVRISH, translated from the coding sequence ATGAGAGAAATCCTTTATTTAGAAATTCCAACTCCGGATATAGCAACTGTGCGTAACTGGTTACAAACAGATTTTGAACCCGGCAATGGAGAAAAAGTGCTTACCTCGGAAGGCTTTCGCCTCAAAATACCCAGTGCTACTACAACTATTGGAGTGGCTCTTTCCGAAAACTTGCCTGCGGAACTTTCGGTATTTGTCTGGTCGGTACAACGAACTACTTATCTAAAAGTGTTTCGTTGGGCAGAACAACCCTTTCCCTGTGAAGGACAAATTCTGCAACGCCTGACTAAAGAAATCAGAAGCCGTTTTCCGCATCATTACCCAGAACCGCCAGCAATTGATTTATCCCAGCAATCGATTTTCGCAGCACTAGGCTCTGCTTACCCCCTCACCGTCAAGTATTTTCAGAAAATGCCTAACGGTGAATATGATCTAACGCGTGCCTACTGGTGGGAACAACGATGGCGCGAAGGGGTACGGAATCCGCAGCAACCCCGGCAGGTGGTGTTTTCCAGTCAAGGGGACAGGGGACTGGGGACTGGGAACTGGGTAAAAGGTAATCCCAATACCCAATCCCTAATCCCTAATCCTCAGTACGACATCATCTACATCGGTGGCGCATTAGGCGCAATCCATGCAGCACTGATGGCAAAACTAGGATATAAAGTCCTGCTGGTGGAACGGATGCCCTTTGGGCGAATGAACCGAGAATGGAATATTTCCCGCGATGAGATTCAAAGCTTGGTTAATCTGGGTTTAGTCACCCCCGCTGAGTTAGAAACCATCATTGCCAGAGAATACAAAGACGGATTCAATAAGTTTTTTGATGCTAATAATCCAGCCAAACTGCGATCGCCCGTCCTCCACACACCCACAGTCCTAAATTTAGGTTTAGATTCCGAAAAATGGCTCCAAATGTGTGGGCAAAAACTGGAAGCGGCTGGCGGTGAAATTTGGGATGAAACAGAGTTTATCCGTGCAGATATTGATATATCACAAGTAGTTTTGCAAGTCAAGCACTTGCCCAGTCAGATTGAGAAGCAAGTAAGTGGACGATTGCTAATAGATGCAATGGGAACTGCGTCCCCCATCGCTTGGCAATTAAATGGTGGTCGTGCTTTTGATAGTGTGTGTCCAACAGTGGGAGCGGCAATTCAGAGCGGATTTGAGCCAGGAGTATGGGATTCCCAATATGGGGACGTTCTTTACAGTCATGGGGATATTTCGCGGGGAAGGCAGTTGATTTGGGAATTGTTTCCCGCAGCAGATGATGAACTAACGATTTATTTATTTCATTACCACGAAGTCAATGCTGAAAATCCCGGTTCCTTGCTAGAGATGTACGAGGACTTTTTCACAATTTTGCCAGAGTATCGCAGGTGCGATATGGACAAATTGGTGTGGAAGAAGCCGACATTTGGGTATATACCTGGGCATTTTAGTCTGGGAAGTCGCGATCGCACAGTTGCCTTTGATCGATTGATTGCGATCGGTGATGCCGCATCACTCCAATCTCCCCTCGTCTTCACCGGTTTTGGTTCCCTAGTTCGCAACTTAGAGCGCTTAACAATGCTGTTGGATACTGCTCTCAAACATGACTTGTTGAGTTTCCGCCACTTGAACCAAATACGCGCTTACCAAAGCAACGTTTCAGTGACTTGGCTATTTTCCAAAGGGATGATGGTACCCACAGGAAAATTTTTACCACCCCAGCGGATTAACTCCATGCTCAACACCTTTTTTGGGCTGTTGGCAGACGAACCGCCAGAGGTAGCAGATAACTTCATCAAAGATCGGTGTGATTGGTTAACCTTTAACCGCCTCGCGCTTAAAGCCGCTAGGAAAAATCCTGCCTTGCTTTTATGGATTTGGGAACTTGCTGGGCCCAGGGATTTGCTCAGATGGCTTGGTAGTTATTTCAACTTTGGTCGTCATGCCCTAATCAGCGCTTTGCTGAGTCCGTGGTTGCCGCGCTTCTTGAATCGGGTAGGTTTTTGGCTAGAACCCCGGAATCCGGGCTTGTGGCTGTGGCTATTGGCGATTAACTATGCGATCGCCACAGGCAAACCGCGATCGCGCAGTCAGGTAGTAAAATCCAACCCAGAAGCCATAATTCCGAAGCCAGAAGTAAGAATTAGTCATTAG